The Cryptococcus gattii WM276 chromosome K, complete sequence genome contains the following window.
ATCCTGTAGTAATGTCTGCCTGTTATCTGAGCTTGACCAAAATAGAGCATTCCACCTTTGTCATTTGCTACTCGCCATTTTGCCAACAATGATTCCGTGATTCAGAAAATGTATGAACATTCGACAGCTGTTGGGATGGGGTTGGCAGTGGATTCTGGTTAGTGAGAGGCGTGTGGCGTGGAGCGTGTGTAGGATGGTCAACGTTATTAGATCAGAAACGTTTCAGTTTCCCAATCACCAGCATTCAGCATTTTAGTACCCAGAATGCTGATTCGCTCGTTCTAATTGCAAGGTTTCATACATGCTCAAAGCGAGGGGATCCGAAAAATGaataaaaataaaataaatTGAAAGCGGAAAAAAACAACGGCCAAGGCACACCTTGGTGAGAAGAGGTTTGACGAATTCCAAATCCGTGTTGGAAGGATTTCAAAGTGGTTTGGATGTTTTGGTTTAGATGTCACGTGGAGGGAGCGGAGAGACgggaaggggaaggagaggaggagatggatAATTAAGTGTGTCGCTGGTATATACCGACAACCATAGCGTGGTCTCGCTCATACGGTTCGAGGGTAAGTTGTTCTAAAGAGAAAATCTTATCGTTAGCACGCTATCATTTTGGACGGAGAAAAAAACCCACCCTTAGGCTTGATACCCTCCTTCCTCATATTGTTAACCTCACTAGCAAACACCTGGGCCGCAGGGGCAGTCGAGTCGATACAGTTGGCCTTGATGGAGATGACAATGGCACCGCCATTCTTGAGGAAGTGGTGCGCGTTGAGGGCAATGATACGTGCCTGGTCGGGCTGGGCGACGTCGGCAAAGATGACGTCGACCATTTGGACGAGCATTCGGTATTTTTGAGGGTGTCGGGCGTCGTCAACGATGGCTATTCGTTTGAGGGAGGATAGGTCAGTAAAAGGCTGATGGCGGGATAGGGAGACAGGAGAAAAGACTTACGGACGACGTTGGTTCGCTTCTTGGCCATACCGATCAACTCTCGACCAGGTCGGTGGGAGAATTCGACAGCGTAGACGACACCGTCGGGACCGACGATGTCAGAGACGTGGGAGACGGAAGAGCCAGAGGCGGCACCGAGGTAGAGGACCTTGGCTCCGGGTTTGATCTGATGAGTGGTATGGTGTTAGCCCGAACGGATCTTATGACCACCACCGGAGAAAAAATGAAGATGCAACTTACGTGGATGTTGTCCAAACCACCCAAGATACCGGCAGCAAGCTTACTTCTGAAAGGGTTCCAAACTCGGTACTCGaccttttcctcctcgccATCAGCATTGGTGGTGGCGATACTGATCCTCTTCTCGCCATAGACAGATTCGCCAGGAGTCATGTTTCGGGTAACGAGCAAGTGTTCCTTGCCCTTGGCGATATATACACCTTCGTGCTTGTGGGGTTCGAGAGTGACAGCACCGGGACCCTTCCTGCCGAGACCAGCCTTGCCGCCACGACCACCGCCTCGGCCGCCAGGCGCACCTCGGCCACGAGGGGCACCTCGTCCTGtaaagaaaaaaagggTTAAGGACGTTGCTGGAGACAATTGgatggatgaggatgagggatGCAACTAACCTcgaccaccaccaccgccacGGGCAGCACCACCACCCCGTCCGCCGCCGAATCCACCTCGACCGCCAGCGCCACCTCGTCCACCGCCCCTGGGGCCACCACGACCGCCGCCACGACCGCCTCTGTCACCGAAAGCCATTTTGAATTGATAGAGTTGTTGGGGGTAGGGTAAGGGGGGAGAAGGAGtggtttttttttttgtgCGAATTTCGTAAAATAATCAGGTTTTGGGATGGCGAGAGAAATCTTGTTCACGAAAGTATTTCGGTCACGTGACCGGGATTATTTGGCGGAAAAGAGGGGTAAAAATAATGGGggattggaggaggaggtc
Protein-coding sequences here:
- a CDS encoding Nucleolar protein, putative; Nop1p (Similar to TIGR gene model, INSD accession AAW46262.1; component of the small subunit processome complex required for processing of pre-18S rRNA); amino-acid sequence: MAFGDRGGRGGGRGGPRGGGRGGAGGRGGFGGGRGGGAARGGGGGRGRGAPRGRGAPGGRGGGRGGKAGLGRKGPGAVTLEPHKHEGVYIAKGKEHLLVTRNMTPGESVYGEKRISIATTNADGEEEKVEYRVWNPFRSKLAAGILGGLDNIHIKPGAKVLYLGAASGSSVSHVSDIVGPDGVVYAVEFSHRPGRELIGMAKKRTNVVPIVDDARHPQKYRMLVQMVDVIFADVAQPDQARIIALNAHHFLKNGGAIVISIKANCIDSTAPAAQVFASEVNNMRKEGIKPKEQLTLEPYERDHAMVVGIYQRHT